A single region of the Nicotiana sylvestris chromosome 6, ASM39365v2, whole genome shotgun sequence genome encodes:
- the LOC104230970 gene encoding probable glycosyltransferase At3g07620 isoform X2 yields the protein MKYGEEFQVLRQIDKRKWILIVVLVAITHLFCQTLMLPYESADNGDTGEDGENVEGVNGEHEVKLDSNHSDGKALDNDSDFVEDATIENDNLFDEDADTGEETTIQNGGNQVQKNDESRRGLSLEQVVKPNGELSADSELEANRSSTRFDTKTTSATNLTSVIASKHIDPLSLVTLGLNESNNVRTARKKSSTGDLTQLLPNHRNHSLVQMDITVSSNGSPVKKKMRCMMPPKTITSISQMERLLVRHRARSRAMRPRWSSERDQEILAARLQIENAPLLRNDRELYAPAFRNVSMFKRSYELMERILKVYVYKDGEKPIFHTPIMKGLYASEGWFMKLMEGNNKFIVKDPRKAHLFYLPFSSRMLEHSLYVRNSHNRTNLRQYLKEYSEKIAAKYRFWNRTGGADHFLVACHDWAPYETRHHMEHCIKALCNADVTAGFKIGRDVSLPETYVRSARNPLRDLGGKPPSQRKILAFYAGNMHGYLRPILLEHWKDKDPDMEIFGPMPTGVASKMNYIQHMKSSKFCICPKGYEVNSPRVVEAIFYECVPVIISDNFVPPFFEVLNWEAFSLIIAEKDIPNLKSILVAIPEKKYLDMQLAVRKVQRHFLWHAKPAKFDLFHMTLHSIWYNRVFQTKAR from the exons GGAGTTTCAAGTTCTACGTCAAATTGATAAAAGGAAATGGATTTTGATAGTGGTTTTGGTGGCTATCACTCATTTATTTTGCCAGACCTTGATGCTTCCTTATG AAAGTGCGGATAATGGTGATACGGGTGAAGATGGTGAAAATGTCGAAGGAGTAAATGGCGAGCATGAGGTAAAACTAGATAGCAATCATTCAGATGGCAAAGCCCTTGATAATGACTCTGATTTTGTTGAAGATGCAACTATTGAAAATGATAACCTATTCGATGAAGATGCAGACACTGGTGAGGAAACCACAATTCAGAACGGTGGAAACCAAGTTCAAAAGAATGATGAATCTAGACGGGGCCTTTCTTTAGAGCAAGTTGTGAAACCAAATGGTGAACTTTCAGCAGACTCCGAGTTAGAAGCAAACAGAAGTAGCACGCGATTTGATACTAAAACTACGAGCGCGACTAACTTGACTTCTGTGATTGCTTCAAAACATATAGATCCCTTGTCATTGGTTACCTTAGGATTAAATGAAAGCAACAATGTCCGTACTGCTCGTAAGAAGTCTTCGACAGGAGATTTGACTCAACTACTCCCAAATCATAGAAACCATTCGTTGGTTCAAATGGATATTACTGTCTCAAGCAATGGGAGTCCAGTCAAAAAGAAGATGAGATGTATGATGCCACCGAAAACAATAACTTCAATCTCTCAGATGGAAAGGTTACTAGTTAGGCATCGTGCTCGTTCACGTGCTATG AGACCAAGGTGGTCTTCTGAACGTGACCAGGAAATTCTGGCTGCTAGGTTACAGATTGAGAATGCTCCACTTCTGAGGAATGATCGAGAACTTTATGCTCCTGCCTTTCGAAATGTGTCCATGTTCAAAAG GAGCTATGAACTCATGGAACGGATTCTCAAAGTTTATGTCTACAAGGATGGAGAGAAGCCGATTTTTCATACCCCAATAATGAAGGGATTGTATGCTTCCGAGGGATGGTTTATGAAACTAATGGAGGGTAACAATAAGTTCATCGTGAAGGATCCCCGAAAAGCTCACTTGTTCTACCTGCCCTTTAGTTCAAGGATGCTGGAGCATTCTCTATATGTGCGTAATTCTCATAACCGAACAAACCTACGCCAGTATTTGAAGGAATACTCAGAGAAAATTGCAGCAAAATACCGTTTCTGGAACAGAACTGGTGGAGCTGATCATTTTCTTGTTGCATGCCATGACTGG GCTCCGTATGAAACTAGGCACCACATGGAGCACTGTATCAAGGCCCTCTGCAACGCTGATGTAACCGCAGGCTTCAAAATAGGAAGGGATGTCTCCCTTCCGGAAACATATGTCCGCTCCGCCAGAAATCCACTTAGAGATCTCGGAGGTAAGCCACCGTCTCAAAGGAAAATTCTCGCGTTCTATGCTGGGAATATGCACGGATACTTGCGTCCAATCTTGCTCGAGCATTGGAAGGACAAAGATCCCGACATGGAGATCTTTGGTCCAATGCCGACTGGTGTTGCAAGCAAAATGAATTATATACAGCATATGAAGAGCAGCAAGTTCTGCATCTGCCCAAAGGGCTATGAAGTCAATAGTCCTAGAGTAGTCGAAGCCATATTTTATGAATGCGTACCAGTTATTATATCGGATAATTTCGTGCCTCCCTTTTTCGAAGTCTTGAATTGGGAAGCGTTCTCATTGATCATAGCTGAGAAGGACATTCCGAACTTGAAAAGCATACTTGTTGCTATACCGGAAAAGAAGTATCTTGATATGCAACTAGCTGTTAGAAAGGTTCAGCGCCATTTTCTTTGGCATGCAAAGCCTGCAAAATTTGACCTGTTTCACATGACACTTCATTCGATTTGGTATAATCGAGTCTTTCAAACAAAAGCGAGATGA
- the LOC104230970 gene encoding probable glycosyltransferase At3g07620 isoform X1 gives MKYGEEFQVLRQIDKRKWILIVVLVAITHLFCQTLMLPYGNALRSLVPDKTVLLPGKISFSIREYTVKSAKVAGTLVGKNLSNFDSASVLVHHVESADNGDTGEDGENVEGVNGEHEVKLDSNHSDGKALDNDSDFVEDATIENDNLFDEDADTGEETTIQNGGNQVQKNDESRRGLSLEQVVKPNGELSADSELEANRSSTRFDTKTTSATNLTSVIASKHIDPLSLVTLGLNESNNVRTARKKSSTGDLTQLLPNHRNHSLVQMDITVSSNGSPVKKKMRCMMPPKTITSISQMERLLVRHRARSRAMRPRWSSERDQEILAARLQIENAPLLRNDRELYAPAFRNVSMFKRSYELMERILKVYVYKDGEKPIFHTPIMKGLYASEGWFMKLMEGNNKFIVKDPRKAHLFYLPFSSRMLEHSLYVRNSHNRTNLRQYLKEYSEKIAAKYRFWNRTGGADHFLVACHDWAPYETRHHMEHCIKALCNADVTAGFKIGRDVSLPETYVRSARNPLRDLGGKPPSQRKILAFYAGNMHGYLRPILLEHWKDKDPDMEIFGPMPTGVASKMNYIQHMKSSKFCICPKGYEVNSPRVVEAIFYECVPVIISDNFVPPFFEVLNWEAFSLIIAEKDIPNLKSILVAIPEKKYLDMQLAVRKVQRHFLWHAKPAKFDLFHMTLHSIWYNRVFQTKAR, from the exons GGAGTTTCAAGTTCTACGTCAAATTGATAAAAGGAAATGGATTTTGATAGTGGTTTTGGTGGCTATCACTCATTTATTTTGCCAGACCTTGATGCTTCCTTATGGTAATGCTCTTCGTTCTTTGGTACCGGATAAAACAGTTTTGTTACCGGGGAAGATTAGCTTCTCAATAAGAGAATATACTGTCAAATCTGCAAAGGTTGCTGGAACCCTTGTAGGAAAAAATCTCTCAAACTTTGATAGTGCATCTGTGTTGGTTCATCATGTAGAAAGTGCGGATAATGGTGATACGGGTGAAGATGGTGAAAATGTCGAAGGAGTAAATGGCGAGCATGAGGTAAAACTAGATAGCAATCATTCAGATGGCAAAGCCCTTGATAATGACTCTGATTTTGTTGAAGATGCAACTATTGAAAATGATAACCTATTCGATGAAGATGCAGACACTGGTGAGGAAACCACAATTCAGAACGGTGGAAACCAAGTTCAAAAGAATGATGAATCTAGACGGGGCCTTTCTTTAGAGCAAGTTGTGAAACCAAATGGTGAACTTTCAGCAGACTCCGAGTTAGAAGCAAACAGAAGTAGCACGCGATTTGATACTAAAACTACGAGCGCGACTAACTTGACTTCTGTGATTGCTTCAAAACATATAGATCCCTTGTCATTGGTTACCTTAGGATTAAATGAAAGCAACAATGTCCGTACTGCTCGTAAGAAGTCTTCGACAGGAGATTTGACTCAACTACTCCCAAATCATAGAAACCATTCGTTGGTTCAAATGGATATTACTGTCTCAAGCAATGGGAGTCCAGTCAAAAAGAAGATGAGATGTATGATGCCACCGAAAACAATAACTTCAATCTCTCAGATGGAAAGGTTACTAGTTAGGCATCGTGCTCGTTCACGTGCTATG AGACCAAGGTGGTCTTCTGAACGTGACCAGGAAATTCTGGCTGCTAGGTTACAGATTGAGAATGCTCCACTTCTGAGGAATGATCGAGAACTTTATGCTCCTGCCTTTCGAAATGTGTCCATGTTCAAAAG GAGCTATGAACTCATGGAACGGATTCTCAAAGTTTATGTCTACAAGGATGGAGAGAAGCCGATTTTTCATACCCCAATAATGAAGGGATTGTATGCTTCCGAGGGATGGTTTATGAAACTAATGGAGGGTAACAATAAGTTCATCGTGAAGGATCCCCGAAAAGCTCACTTGTTCTACCTGCCCTTTAGTTCAAGGATGCTGGAGCATTCTCTATATGTGCGTAATTCTCATAACCGAACAAACCTACGCCAGTATTTGAAGGAATACTCAGAGAAAATTGCAGCAAAATACCGTTTCTGGAACAGAACTGGTGGAGCTGATCATTTTCTTGTTGCATGCCATGACTGG GCTCCGTATGAAACTAGGCACCACATGGAGCACTGTATCAAGGCCCTCTGCAACGCTGATGTAACCGCAGGCTTCAAAATAGGAAGGGATGTCTCCCTTCCGGAAACATATGTCCGCTCCGCCAGAAATCCACTTAGAGATCTCGGAGGTAAGCCACCGTCTCAAAGGAAAATTCTCGCGTTCTATGCTGGGAATATGCACGGATACTTGCGTCCAATCTTGCTCGAGCATTGGAAGGACAAAGATCCCGACATGGAGATCTTTGGTCCAATGCCGACTGGTGTTGCAAGCAAAATGAATTATATACAGCATATGAAGAGCAGCAAGTTCTGCATCTGCCCAAAGGGCTATGAAGTCAATAGTCCTAGAGTAGTCGAAGCCATATTTTATGAATGCGTACCAGTTATTATATCGGATAATTTCGTGCCTCCCTTTTTCGAAGTCTTGAATTGGGAAGCGTTCTCATTGATCATAGCTGAGAAGGACATTCCGAACTTGAAAAGCATACTTGTTGCTATACCGGAAAAGAAGTATCTTGATATGCAACTAGCTGTTAGAAAGGTTCAGCGCCATTTTCTTTGGCATGCAAAGCCTGCAAAATTTGACCTGTTTCACATGACACTTCATTCGATTTGGTATAATCGAGTCTTTCAAACAAAAGCGAGATGA